Proteins encoded together in one Janthinobacterium tructae window:
- a CDS encoding beta/gamma crystallin-related protein, which produces MNRPFAFALLCASSLFVHLAAQAGEIRLYTDDNFKGRVVVLRDTTDDLSRVNFNDTVSSIQVDAGSWEVCKDADFKGDCKTLERGDYRSLPGMNDKISSVREIGGGQGSGSSGGRRAALELYADSSQRGASAGVNSDRDDLVDISFNDRASSARIEHGYWQLCSDSNYRGSCRVFGPGSHDDLGSLNGRVSSARLVDPREENRPQNDAGLVVLYGRAFLKGPGLQVNRDVSDLVRLNFNDQAESIAVNEGTWEVCTDSQFNGTCERMGPGKYEVLNTALDKRISSLRRLY; this is translated from the coding sequence ATGAATCGCCCGTTCGCCTTTGCCCTGCTGTGCGCCAGTTCGTTGTTTGTCCACCTCGCGGCGCAGGCCGGCGAAATCCGCCTGTACACCGATGATAATTTCAAAGGCAGGGTAGTGGTTTTGCGCGATACGACCGATGACTTGTCGCGCGTCAATTTCAACGATACCGTGTCGAGCATCCAGGTCGATGCGGGCAGCTGGGAGGTGTGCAAGGATGCCGATTTCAAGGGCGATTGCAAGACGCTGGAAAGAGGCGATTACCGCTCGCTGCCGGGCATGAACGATAAAATTTCGTCCGTGCGCGAAATCGGCGGCGGGCAGGGGAGCGGCAGCAGCGGTGGCCGCCGCGCGGCGCTGGAACTGTATGCCGACAGCAGCCAGCGCGGCGCGTCGGCCGGCGTCAATTCGGACCGCGACGACCTGGTCGACATCAGCTTCAATGACCGCGCCAGCAGCGCGCGCATCGAGCATGGCTACTGGCAGTTGTGCAGCGATTCCAACTACCGTGGCAGCTGCCGCGTGTTCGGCCCTGGCAGCCACGATGACCTGGGCAGCTTGAATGGGCGCGTGTCGTCGGCGCGCCTGGTCGATCCGCGCGAAGAGAACCGTCCGCAAAATGACGCGGGCCTGGTGGTGCTGTACGGCCGCGCATTTTTGAAAGGACCCGGGCTGCAGGTGAACCGCGACGTCAGCGACCTGGTGCGCCTGAACTTCAATGACCAGGCCGAATCCATCGCCGTGAACGAAGGCACCTGGGAAGTGTGCACGGATTCCCAGTTCAACGGCACCTGCGAGCGCATGGGACCGGGCAAGTATGAAGTGCTGAACACGGCGCTCGACAAGCGCATTTCCTCGCTGCGCCGCCTGTACTGA
- a CDS encoding beta/gamma crystallin-related protein, with translation MVRSFRPALLCAATFLAPLAASAGEITLFEDAGFRGRQVTLRSDAGDLSRMGFNDKTSSVIVRSGTWEVCKDANYRGNCRTFGPGRYDSMPGMNDAISSVREAGRPGHGGGHRPDHRPYPPRPPRPEPERPHPGYPGHGGGHRPDMNGAVLMFPDAGMRGRPVRLDREVRDLSRYGFNDRAESIVVNYGRWEFCVDANFRGRCVAMGPGSYGRLHGGLDRRISSLRRVR, from the coding sequence ATGGTTCGATCTTTCCGGCCCGCGCTGCTGTGCGCGGCCACCTTCCTCGCCCCCCTTGCCGCATCCGCGGGCGAAATTACCTTGTTCGAGGACGCCGGTTTCCGCGGCCGCCAGGTCACCCTGCGTTCCGACGCGGGTGATTTGTCGCGCATGGGCTTTAACGACAAGACGTCCAGCGTCATCGTGCGCTCGGGCACCTGGGAAGTGTGCAAGGACGCCAACTACCGGGGCAACTGCCGTACCTTCGGGCCGGGGCGCTACGACAGCATGCCGGGCATGAACGACGCCATTTCCTCCGTGCGCGAAGCGGGACGCCCGGGCCATGGCGGCGGCCACCGCCCCGATCACCGTCCCTACCCGCCGCGTCCTCCGCGTCCGGAGCCGGAGCGTCCTCATCCCGGTTATCCAGGCCATGGCGGCGGACACCGTCCCGACATGAATGGCGCCGTGCTGATGTTTCCTGACGCCGGCATGCGCGGCCGGCCCGTGCGCCTGGACCGAGAAGTGCGCGACTTGAGCCGCTATGGCTTCAACGACCGCGCCGAATCGATCGTCGTCAATTACGGCCGCTGGGAGTTCTGCGTCGATGCCAACTTCCGTGGCCGCTGCGTGGCGATGGGGCCAGGCAGCTACGGCCGCCTGCACGGTGGCCTCGACCGCCGCATTTCCTCGCTGCGCCGCGTGCGCTAG
- a CDS encoding MerR family transcriptional regulator encodes MTNKVIGELLEDRALSLEELARACAVEPDWVVRHVQTGVLLQNGPPAGQLTAWRFTSLDLVRARRLHEIESVFDANAELAALVVDLSEEVARLRRRLHVLGVE; translated from the coding sequence ATGACAAACAAGGTAATTGGCGAACTGCTCGAAGATCGTGCCCTGAGCCTGGAGGAACTGGCGCGCGCCTGCGCCGTGGAGCCGGACTGGGTGGTGCGGCATGTGCAGACCGGCGTGCTGCTGCAAAATGGCCCGCCGGCGGGGCAACTGACGGCCTGGCGCTTCACCAGCCTGGATCTGGTGCGCGCGCGGCGCCTGCACGAAATCGAATCCGTGTTCGATGCGAACGCCGAACTGGCCGCGCTGGTGGTCGATCTGTCGGAAGAAGTGGCGCGCCTGCGCCGCCGCCTGCACGTGCTGGGCGTCGAGTAG
- a CDS encoding TIGR02450 family Trp-rich protein encodes MNLLKRNNLRPNKLLNSKWTAVTPANKEKHFLVIKLCAAATPDEPVTHVALEAVHSGRVQILPWRVLQDAAQWHQGWKT; translated from the coding sequence ATGAACCTTCTAAAGCGCAACAACTTGCGTCCGAACAAATTACTCAACAGCAAATGGACGGCCGTTACGCCAGCCAACAAGGAAAAACACTTCCTCGTCATCAAGCTATGCGCAGCTGCCACGCCCGATGAACCCGTCACGCACGTGGCGCTGGAAGCCGTGCATTCCGGCCGCGTGCAAATCCTGCCATGGCGCGTGCTGCAGGATGCGGCGCAATGGCATCAGGGATGGAAGACATAG
- a CDS encoding DnaJ C-terminal domain-containing protein → MEYKDYYKELGVEKTATEAEIKKAYRKLVRKYHPDVSKEPDADKRTKALNEAYGVLGDAEKRAAYDELGRNQGAQGQPFRPPPDWGSGYESSGADDSDFFADLFAHVGGRRRAGGSFQMQGEDSHAAITIDLHDSYHGAKRHIVMRVPEADAQGHVVTRERTLEVTIPKGVTEGQQLRMKGQGNPGSGGAPAGDLYLEIRFQPDARYKVEGRDVFETVPVTPWEAALGGEIAVPTPSGTVAVTVPPNSQTGRKLRLKGRGIPAAQPGDLYLLLEVVLPPANDDKARELYATMAREMAFNPRQKLGG, encoded by the coding sequence GTGGAATACAAGGACTACTACAAGGAACTTGGCGTCGAAAAGACGGCGACCGAGGCCGAGATCAAGAAGGCGTACCGCAAGCTGGTACGCAAATACCACCCCGACGTGAGCAAGGAACCGGACGCGGACAAGCGCACCAAGGCCCTGAATGAGGCCTACGGCGTGCTGGGCGACGCGGAAAAGCGCGCCGCCTACGATGAACTGGGCCGCAACCAGGGTGCGCAGGGCCAGCCCTTCCGGCCGCCGCCGGACTGGGGTTCGGGTTACGAATCATCGGGCGCCGACGACAGCGACTTCTTTGCCGACCTGTTTGCCCACGTGGGCGGGCGCCGCCGCGCCGGCGGCAGTTTCCAGATGCAGGGCGAAGACAGCCACGCCGCCATCACCATCGATTTGCACGACAGCTACCATGGGGCCAAGCGCCACATCGTCATGCGCGTGCCCGAAGCGGATGCGCAAGGCCACGTGGTGACGCGCGAGCGCACGCTCGAAGTGACGATACCGAAAGGCGTCACGGAGGGCCAGCAGCTGCGCATGAAGGGGCAGGGCAATCCTGGCAGCGGCGGCGCGCCCGCTGGCGACCTGTATCTGGAAATCCGCTTTCAGCCCGATGCACGCTACAAGGTGGAAGGGCGCGACGTGTTCGAGACGGTGCCCGTCACGCCATGGGAAGCGGCGCTGGGCGGCGAAATCGCCGTGCCCACGCCATCGGGCACAGTGGCCGTCACGGTGCCGCCCAATTCGCAGACGGGGCGCAAGCTGCGCCTGAAGGGGCGCGGCATTCCCGCCGCCCAGCCGGGCGACCTGTATCTGCTGCTGGAAGTGGTGCTGCCGCCAGCGAACGATGACAAGGCGCGCGAATTGTATGCAACCATGGCGCGCGAGATGGCTTTCAATCCGCGCCAGAAGCTGGGAGGGTAA
- a CDS encoding beta/gamma crystallin-related protein: MTGPFKHAAACAATLLLSLAAHAGAHAGEITLFEDDNFRGRAVTLRETTDDLSRMGFNDKASSIMVRSGTWDVCTDSGFRGNCRTLGPGEYRSLPGMNDAITSVRESGRGDGYNPGRPGRDPDRGNGGYGRGGTLEVYSGAGQNGGSARLNRDTDDFVGIGFNDRTTSIVIHNGYWQLCSDSNYQGTCRIFGPGRHDDLGRGLDGRVSSARMVDEREARRQQQYDQQYQRPQYEQQYPQYQQPQYQQRGAVLLFPEAGMRGEPLALDRNAEDLVRYNFNDRASSIVVNEGQWEVCSDSNFRGRCEVIGPGEYGRLNNMENQISSLRRVR, from the coding sequence ATGACGGGCCCTTTCAAACATGCTGCGGCATGCGCCGCAACCTTGCTGCTGTCGCTGGCGGCCCACGCCGGCGCCCATGCGGGCGAGATCACCCTGTTCGAGGACGACAATTTCCGTGGCCGCGCCGTGACCCTGCGCGAGACGACGGACGACCTGTCGCGCATGGGCTTCAATGACAAGGCGTCGAGCATCATGGTACGTTCGGGTACGTGGGATGTGTGCACGGACTCCGGTTTTCGCGGCAATTGCCGCACCCTGGGGCCAGGCGAATACCGCTCTTTGCCGGGCATGAACGACGCCATCACTTCGGTGCGCGAATCGGGCCGCGGCGATGGCTACAATCCGGGGCGTCCGGGACGCGATCCAGACCGTGGCAATGGCGGCTATGGCCGTGGCGGCACCCTGGAAGTGTATTCGGGCGCCGGCCAGAATGGCGGCTCGGCGCGCCTGAACCGCGATACGGACGATTTCGTCGGCATCGGTTTCAATGACCGCACCACCAGCATCGTCATCCATAACGGCTACTGGCAGCTGTGCAGCGATTCGAACTACCAGGGCACCTGCCGCATCTTCGGCCCCGGCCGCCACGATGACCTGGGGCGTGGCCTCGATGGGCGCGTGTCGTCGGCGCGCATGGTCGACGAGCGCGAAGCGCGTCGCCAGCAGCAGTACGATCAACAGTACCAGCGGCCGCAATACGAGCAGCAGTATCCGCAGTATCAGCAGCCGCAGTACCAGCAGCGCGGCGCCGTCCTGCTGTTCCCCGAGGCGGGCATGCGCGGCGAACCGCTGGCGCTGGACCGCAATGCGGAAGACCTGGTGCGCTACAATTTCAATGACCGGGCCTCGTCCATCGTCGTCAACGAGGGCCAGTGGGAAGTGTGCAGCGATTCGAACTTCCGTGGCCGCTGCGAAGTGATCGGGCCGGGCGAATACGGTCGCCTGAACAACATGGAAAACCAGATTTCCTCGCTGCGCCGCGTGCGCTGA
- a CDS encoding LysR family transcriptional regulator: MREPGQPSLDQLRVFVAVIDAGGFAHAARQLHRTQSVISYTIANLEEQLNVVLLDRGKRKPTLTDAGKALLADARAVALKVDGMRARAKALAGGLEAEVSVVVDVMFPTCVLVRILEAFQAQFPTVALRLRIEAMGAVAQLVMDGSCHIGLGGWMTATASVFERLAVGHVRLIPVAAPSHALAQLDGPIASNVAREHVQLVLSDRSDLTQGQDFGVLGLRNWRLGDLGSKHALLRAGLGWGNMPEAMVREDLTQGRLMHLPLAVDKGENYPIYLIQRADTPPGQAGKWLTERFAEQLPLLEQVF, translated from the coding sequence ATGAGAGAACCGGGCCAGCCTTCGCTCGACCAGTTGCGCGTGTTTGTCGCCGTCATCGACGCGGGCGGCTTCGCCCATGCAGCGCGCCAGCTGCACCGCACGCAATCGGTGATCAGCTACACCATCGCCAACCTGGAAGAACAACTGAATGTGGTGCTGCTCGACCGCGGCAAGCGCAAGCCCACCCTGACGGACGCGGGCAAGGCCCTGCTGGCCGATGCGCGCGCCGTGGCCCTGAAGGTCGATGGCATGCGCGCGCGCGCCAAGGCGCTGGCCGGCGGACTGGAGGCGGAAGTGTCGGTGGTGGTCGACGTGATGTTCCCCACCTGCGTGCTGGTGCGCATTCTGGAGGCGTTCCAGGCGCAGTTTCCCACCGTCGCCCTGCGCCTGCGTATCGAAGCCATGGGTGCCGTGGCGCAGCTGGTGATGGATGGCAGTTGCCACATCGGCCTCGGCGGCTGGATGACGGCCACGGCCAGCGTCTTCGAACGTCTGGCCGTCGGTCACGTGCGCCTGATTCCCGTGGCCGCGCCCAGCCACGCGCTGGCGCAGCTGGACGGCCCGATCGCCTCCAACGTGGCGCGCGAACACGTGCAGCTGGTGCTCAGCGACCGCAGCGATCTGACGCAGGGCCAGGATTTCGGCGTGCTGGGATTGCGCAACTGGCGCCTGGGCGACCTCGGTTCCAAGCACGCCTTGCTGCGCGCGGGTCTGGGCTGGGGCAACATGCCAGAAGCGATGGTGCGCGAAGATTTGACGCAGGGACGGCTGATGCACCTGCCGCTGGCCGTCGACAAGGGCGAGAACTATCCGATTTACCTGATCCAGCGCGCCGACACGCCGCCCGGCCAGGCGGGCAAGTGGCTGACCGAGCGCTTTGCGGAGCAGTTGCCGTTGCTGGAACAAGTCTTTTAG
- a CDS encoding FMN-dependent NADH-azoreductase codes for MSKVLYINSSVRNSGSLSRQLSGEFVAKLAAQGASVVERDLAVQPVPHLTEEVMGAFFAPAEQRSAQAAAAVQLSDTLVDELLAADVLVLAAPMYNFSVPSTLKAWIDHVARAGRTFQYTATGPVGLATGKKAVIFTASGGVYSAGPGAAYDYLSTYLRTALGFIGITDIEFVQAEGVAMGEEAVASAIAKGRASIEALAA; via the coding sequence ATGAGCAAGGTCTTGTACATCAATAGCAGCGTGCGCAACAGCGGTTCCCTGTCGCGCCAATTGTCCGGCGAATTCGTGGCGAAACTGGCCGCGCAAGGTGCCAGCGTGGTCGAACGCGACCTGGCCGTGCAACCGGTGCCGCACCTGACGGAAGAGGTGATGGGCGCCTTCTTCGCCCCGGCAGAGCAGCGCAGCGCGCAGGCGGCCGCCGCCGTGCAGCTGTCCGATACCCTGGTCGACGAATTGCTGGCCGCCGACGTGCTGGTGCTGGCCGCGCCCATGTACAACTTTTCCGTGCCGTCGACCCTGAAGGCGTGGATCGACCACGTGGCGCGCGCGGGCCGTACTTTCCAGTACACGGCGACGGGGCCCGTCGGCCTGGCCACGGGCAAGAAAGCGGTTATTTTCACGGCCAGCGGTGGCGTCTACAGCGCAGGGCCGGGCGCCGCGTATGACTACCTGAGCACCTATCTGCGCACGGCGCTGGGCTTCATCGGCATCACCGACATCGAGTTCGTGCAGGCCGAAGGCGTGGCCATGGGCGAGGAGGCCGTTGCCAGCGCGATCGCTAAGGGCCGCGCCTCGATCGAAGCCCTGGCCGCCTGA
- a CDS encoding beta/gamma crystallin-related protein: MLKKALNCALLLGAAMTAELAGAGELTLYSRDDYHGRSHTVRDAVADLEDVRFNDTTQSIRVRSGRWEACEEADFRGACFLLEAGEYPSLDGHANKITSLREVRGGWDGHPGRDRDRDRDHRRERDRERGHLPGRSLGGELTFYTRDDFAGRSLTVRNGAADLRERDFNDTVQSVRVRSGYWEVCEDVDFRGRCRTLGPGDYASLERLSNRISSVREVR; the protein is encoded by the coding sequence ATGTTGAAGAAAGCCTTGAACTGCGCCCTGTTGCTGGGTGCCGCCATGACGGCCGAACTGGCCGGCGCCGGCGAACTGACCCTGTATTCGCGCGACGATTATCACGGCCGCTCGCACACCGTGCGCGATGCCGTCGCCGACCTGGAAGATGTCCGTTTCAACGATACGACGCAAAGCATCCGCGTGCGCTCGGGACGCTGGGAAGCGTGCGAGGAAGCCGATTTCCGAGGTGCCTGCTTTCTGCTCGAGGCTGGCGAGTATCCGTCGCTGGACGGCCATGCCAACAAAATCACCTCGCTGCGCGAAGTGCGCGGCGGCTGGGACGGTCATCCGGGCCGTGACCGGGATCGAGATCGGGATCACCGCCGGGAGCGCGACCGGGAGCGCGGCCATTTGCCAGGGCGCTCGCTGGGCGGCGAACTGACCTTCTATACGCGCGATGATTTCGCCGGCCGTAGTCTGACCGTGCGCAATGGCGCTGCCGACTTGCGCGAGCGCGATTTCAACGACACGGTGCAAAGCGTGCGCGTGCGCTCCGGCTATTGGGAAGTGTGCGAGGACGTGGATTTCCGTGGCCGCTGCCGCACGCTGGGTCCCGGCGATTACGCGAGCCTGGAACGCCTGAGTAACCGCATTTCGTCGGTGCGCGAAGTGCGCTGA